The following coding sequences are from one Arthrobacter sp. 24S4-2 window:
- a CDS encoding ribose-5-phosphate isomerase gives MSTNPNVAPGWRIVIGNDEAGVEYKVALKALLEADSRVASVVDVGVGANDSTAYPHVAVDAARKVADGEADRALLICGTGLGVAIAANKVPGIRAVTAHDGYSVERSVLSNNAQVLSMGQRVIGLELAKKLVGEWLDYRFDETSSSAAKVDAICSYEPDYTKAV, from the coding sequence ATGAGCACCAACCCGAACGTTGCGCCAGGATGGCGCATCGTCATCGGCAACGATGAAGCCGGTGTCGAATACAAGGTAGCGCTGAAGGCGCTGCTCGAAGCGGACAGCCGCGTCGCATCCGTTGTGGACGTGGGCGTCGGGGCGAACGACTCGACCGCGTACCCGCACGTCGCCGTCGACGCCGCCCGCAAAGTGGCCGACGGCGAGGCGGACCGCGCGCTGCTGATCTGCGGCACGGGCCTGGGAGTGGCTATCGCGGCCAACAAGGTACCCGGGATCCGGGCCGTCACCGCCCACGACGGCTACTCCGTGGAACGCTCCGTGCTGAGCAACAACGCACAGGTCCTCAGCATGGGCCAGCGCGTCATCGGCCTGGAACTGGCCAAGAAGCTGGTGGGCGAATGGCTCGACTACCGTTTCGATGAGACCTCATCCTCCGCCGCCAAGGTGGACGCTATCTGCTCCTACGAGCCCGACTACACGAAGGCAGTCTGA
- a CDS encoding 3-hydroxyacyl-CoA dehydrogenase family protein yields MTETASTPANAASTASTAANSARKIAVVGSGYMGGGIAQVLALGGARVALADVSAEVAQRNYDRLLAESDQFVADGLFPAGSTAILKQNLWAAKDIEEAVADADFIEEAVPEVIAIKHQTLARISAAARPDAIIGSNTSTISIAELSGPVTNPERFLGVHFSNPSPFIPGVEIIPHAGTSAGTVGAVRDLVHAAGKQTAVVKDVTGFVLNRLQYALFHEAAQLVEQGIATADDVDTLVRTTFGFRLPFFGPFAIADMAGLDVYNFCYKSLQTDFPERFATPKILSDLVEAGKLGTKTGAGFLNVPAERTPELIAYRNKAYVAMQKLIEDLGPAPIN; encoded by the coding sequence ATGACCGAAACAGCAAGTACCCCGGCAAACGCAGCAAGCACAGCCTCGACAGCAGCAAACAGCGCCCGGAAGATCGCCGTCGTCGGCTCCGGCTACATGGGCGGCGGGATCGCCCAGGTCCTGGCGCTCGGCGGAGCCCGCGTGGCACTCGCCGACGTGTCCGCCGAAGTGGCACAACGCAACTACGACAGGCTCCTGGCAGAGTCTGACCAGTTCGTGGCGGACGGCCTGTTCCCCGCGGGTTCCACCGCAATCCTGAAGCAGAACCTGTGGGCCGCAAAGGACATCGAGGAAGCCGTGGCGGACGCGGACTTCATCGAGGAAGCCGTTCCCGAGGTCATCGCCATCAAGCACCAGACGCTGGCCCGCATCAGCGCAGCCGCCCGGCCGGACGCCATCATCGGCTCCAACACCTCCACCATCTCCATCGCCGAACTGTCCGGGCCGGTCACCAACCCGGAACGTTTCCTGGGCGTGCACTTCTCCAACCCGTCGCCGTTCATCCCCGGCGTCGAGATCATCCCCCACGCCGGCACCTCGGCCGGTACCGTCGGCGCCGTCCGCGACCTGGTTCACGCCGCCGGCAAGCAGACCGCCGTCGTCAAGGACGTCACCGGCTTCGTACTCAACCGCCTGCAGTACGCACTGTTCCACGAAGCCGCGCAGCTGGTGGAGCAGGGTATCGCGACGGCGGACGACGTGGACACCCTGGTCCGCACCACCTTCGGCTTCCGGCTGCCGTTCTTCGGGCCGTTCGCCATCGCGGACATGGCTGGCCTGGACGTGTACAACTTCTGCTACAAGTCCCTCCAGACCGACTTCCCGGAGCGGTTCGCCACCCCCAAGATCCTTAGCGACCTGGTGGAGGCCGGGAAGCTCGGCACCAAGACCGGCGCAGGCTTCCTCAACGTTCCGGCCGAGCGCACACCCGAACTGATCGCCTACCGCAACAAGGCCTATGTGGCCATGCAGAAGCTGATCGAAGACCTCGGCCCCGCGCCCATCAACTAA
- a CDS encoding SDR family NAD(P)-dependent oxidoreductase, giving the protein MSIFPAERTVIVTGAVSERGIGRATVNYLAAQGWNIGIIDLDDALCQATAKELAAQYGVKAHGVGANVGDEASVRAAIDSIEAELPQIVALANVAGVSSPVPYLELDAAEWDRVLNINLNGVHYATRRVAESMVKNRIGRIVNISSVSAQRGGGTFSKTPYSVAKAGVIGLTRSTARELGEYDITVNAISPGPIDTDIMGGTLSQERKDELTKDLVVNRVGSTRDIAAAIAFLISEDAGYISGQTLNVDGGLYMH; this is encoded by the coding sequence ATGAGCATTTTCCCCGCAGAACGCACCGTAATCGTCACCGGCGCCGTCTCGGAGCGCGGCATCGGCCGCGCCACCGTCAACTACCTGGCCGCCCAGGGCTGGAACATCGGCATCATCGACCTGGATGACGCCCTGTGCCAGGCCACGGCCAAGGAACTCGCAGCCCAGTACGGCGTGAAGGCCCACGGTGTCGGCGCCAACGTCGGCGACGAAGCCTCGGTCCGTGCAGCCATCGACTCGATCGAAGCGGAGCTGCCGCAGATCGTCGCCCTCGCCAACGTGGCCGGCGTCAGCTCGCCGGTCCCGTACCTGGAGCTGGACGCGGCCGAATGGGACCGCGTGCTGAACATCAACCTCAACGGCGTCCACTACGCCACCCGGCGGGTCGCCGAATCCATGGTGAAGAACCGGATCGGCCGCATCGTGAACATCTCCTCCGTTTCCGCGCAGCGCGGCGGCGGCACCTTCTCCAAGACGCCTTACTCGGTGGCCAAGGCAGGGGTGATCGGGCTGACGCGTTCCACCGCCCGTGAACTGGGGGAGTACGACATTACGGTCAACGCCATCTCCCCTGGCCCCATCGATACCGACATCATGGGCGGCACCCTCAGCCAGGAACGCAAGGATGAACTCACCAAGGACCTCGTGGTCAACCGGGTCGGGTCCACCCGCGACATCGCAGCAGCCATCGCCTTCCTCATCAGCGAGGACGCCGGGTACATCTCCGGCCAGACGCTGAATGTGGATGGCGGACTCTACATGCACTAG
- a CDS encoding MFS transporter, with amino-acid sequence MSVTATSTKELLDSPILKSAISKASFRLMPMLVILYVVAFMDRTNVGFAEAALGVDKGITAGAYALGAGIFFIGYALFEIPSNLLLTKFGAKVWLARIAITWGIVSACFAFVQGETSFIILRFLLGVTEAGLFPGVIMFLAAWFPNKVRVKMFAIFYLAQPFSQMMGAPLSGWLINIGDQVPGVAGWQVMFFVEGVLAVLAGVAAYFFLINSPQDAKFLNPGEKKALLDVMALEDTVKEETGPRGVLAAMKNRKVWYFTVIYFCLQIAVYGVTFYLPQQVSQLTGQKVGIMVGLLAAIPWFFGIFACYFIGKAANTIVRRRVWGTGLFISTGLCIFGSAWAGANHIPALGIIFITLAVCSFLSIGPIAWSYPTAFLTGTAAAAGIGLINSLGNLGGFVAPILRTTVNQVTASDTGTMGVYALGVLPFVAAIMMYATKRFQNKADELLEK; translated from the coding sequence ATGTCCGTAACAGCAACATCCACCAAGGAGCTCCTGGATTCTCCGATCCTCAAATCGGCGATTTCCAAGGCCTCGTTCCGGCTTATGCCTATGCTCGTCATCCTGTACGTCGTCGCTTTCATGGACCGCACCAACGTGGGCTTCGCTGAAGCCGCACTGGGCGTGGACAAGGGCATCACCGCCGGTGCGTACGCCCTGGGTGCGGGCATCTTCTTCATCGGCTACGCACTGTTCGAAATCCCCAGCAACCTGCTCCTGACCAAGTTCGGGGCCAAGGTGTGGCTGGCACGCATCGCCATCACCTGGGGCATCGTGTCCGCGTGCTTCGCCTTCGTCCAGGGCGAGACCTCCTTCATCATCCTGCGCTTCCTGCTGGGTGTGACTGAGGCCGGGCTGTTCCCGGGCGTCATCATGTTCCTGGCGGCCTGGTTCCCGAACAAGGTCCGCGTGAAAATGTTCGCCATCTTCTACCTGGCCCAGCCGTTCTCCCAGATGATGGGCGCACCGCTGTCCGGCTGGCTGATCAACATCGGCGACCAGGTTCCGGGTGTGGCCGGCTGGCAGGTCATGTTCTTTGTCGAAGGCGTGCTGGCAGTCCTTGCAGGCGTCGCGGCGTACTTCTTCCTGATCAACAGCCCGCAGGACGCGAAGTTCCTGAACCCGGGCGAAAAGAAGGCGCTGCTGGATGTCATGGCGCTGGAGGACACCGTCAAGGAAGAAACCGGACCCCGCGGTGTTCTTGCCGCCATGAAGAACCGCAAGGTCTGGTACTTCACGGTGATCTACTTCTGCCTCCAGATTGCGGTCTACGGCGTAACGTTCTACCTGCCGCAGCAGGTGTCTCAGCTGACCGGCCAGAAGGTGGGCATCATGGTGGGCCTGCTGGCAGCCATCCCGTGGTTCTTCGGCATCTTCGCCTGCTACTTCATCGGCAAAGCCGCCAACACTATTGTCCGCCGTCGCGTCTGGGGCACCGGCCTGTTCATTTCCACCGGCCTGTGCATCTTCGGCTCGGCCTGGGCCGGAGCCAACCACATTCCGGCGCTCGGCATCATCTTCATCACCCTGGCAGTCTGCAGCTTCCTGTCAATCGGACCCATCGCCTGGTCCTACCCGACGGCGTTCCTCACCGGCACAGCAGCCGCGGCAGGCATCGGCCTGATCAACTCGCTGGGCAACCTGGGCGGCTTCGTGGCCCCGATCCTGCGCACCACGGTCAACCAGGTCACGGCGTCCGACACCGGAACCATGGGCGTCTACGCCCTTGGTGTCCTGCCATTCGTCGCCGCGATCATGATGTACGCCACCAAGCGGTTCCAGAACAAGGCGGACGAACTGCTGGAGAAGTAG
- a CDS encoding triose-phosphate isomerase family protein: MYLGYRDSLNWLAQLKHEVDSRPALAAGRVVPFVIPSFPVLPAAAALVGDSPLVLGAQNCGWADGPWTGEVAPSMLAELGVRLVEIGHAERRAHFGENDAVVALKVRAADDAGLTPLLCVGEDCVGEDSVGEDSIGEAAADEDTAGEAAAGGAAAAADFVYRQIEAAVSGDWTLASRLIIAYEPVWAIGAAEPADAVYVSDVVNHLRARLAAHGLQELPVIYGGSAKPGLLPKLGGVSGLFLGRFAHDAANFGKVLDEALLIAFSL; the protein is encoded by the coding sequence ATGTACCTGGGGTACCGGGACAGCCTGAACTGGCTGGCGCAGCTGAAGCATGAAGTGGACTCCCGCCCGGCCCTCGCAGCCGGGCGGGTTGTCCCGTTTGTCATCCCGTCCTTCCCGGTGCTCCCGGCCGCGGCTGCCTTGGTGGGGGATTCACCTCTGGTCCTCGGCGCGCAGAACTGCGGCTGGGCCGACGGCCCGTGGACCGGGGAGGTGGCACCCTCCATGCTTGCCGAACTGGGCGTCCGCCTGGTGGAGATCGGCCACGCCGAGCGCCGTGCGCACTTCGGCGAAAACGACGCCGTGGTGGCGCTCAAGGTCAGGGCCGCGGATGACGCCGGGCTGACGCCGCTGCTCTGTGTCGGCGAAGACTGCGTCGGCGAAGACTCGGTCGGCGAAGACTCAATTGGTGAAGCGGCAGCCGACGAAGACACTGCCGGTGAAGCCGCGGCTGGTGGCGCCGCTGCCGCCGCGGACTTCGTGTACCGGCAGATCGAGGCTGCTGTTAGCGGTGACTGGACGCTCGCTTCCCGCCTGATCATTGCGTACGAGCCAGTGTGGGCCATCGGCGCCGCCGAGCCGGCGGACGCGGTCTACGTGTCCGACGTCGTGAATCACCTCCGTGCCCGACTCGCCGCGCACGGGCTGCAGGAGCTTCCGGTCATCTACGGCGGTTCGGCCAAGCCCGGACTGCTGCCCAAACTTGGCGGGGTTTCGGGTTTGTTCCTGGGCCGCTTCGCACACGATGCGGCGAACTTCGGCAAGGTGCTGGATGAGGCGCTGCTGATCGCCTTTAGCCTTTAG